A single region of the Hoeflea prorocentri genome encodes:
- a CDS encoding hemerythrin domain-containing protein codes for MNQPAALDLIDESARFFSEPAGDPLVALEKAHLTQLTLCDMLEQIADSIPGQINREVCSRLAAGLLPLIRDIHQFEEEILYPQALDRLGTAPEIESTIRRLRYEHCEDECFAEELADALYELGTGKAPRNPEAIGYMLRGFFEAMRRHIAFEHEHLVRLLRQTATDGQQGLVTG; via the coding sequence ATGAACCAGCCGGCTGCGCTTGATTTGATTGATGAATCGGCCCGTTTCTTCAGCGAACCAGCCGGTGATCCGCTGGTTGCATTGGAAAAAGCTCACCTGACACAGCTTACGCTTTGCGACATGCTGGAGCAGATCGCTGATTCGATCCCGGGACAGATCAACCGTGAAGTCTGCAGCCGGCTCGCAGCCGGATTGCTACCGCTGATTCGAGACATCCATCAGTTTGAAGAGGAAATACTCTATCCACAGGCGCTTGATCGCCTGGGGACGGCACCCGAGATCGAATCAACCATCAGACGATTGCGATACGAGCACTGCGAAGACGAGTGCTTTGCCGAGGAGCTGGCCGACGCCCTCTATGAACTCGGGACAGGCAAGGCCCCGCGCAACCCAGAAGCCATCGGCTACATGCTTCGCGGTTTCTTTGAAGCGATGCGCCGTCATATCGCCTTCGAGCACGAACACCTTGTGCGCCTGCTGCGGCAGACGGCAACGGATGGCCAGCAAGGTTTGGTAACCGGCTAG